A window of Chrysoperla carnea chromosome 3, inChrCarn1.1, whole genome shotgun sequence genomic DNA:
acctaattaatgccctcgtgggtaaacagtgatgttaacaaaaaaatgtttcaaacaaaagttttttatttttttataaggaacattttttacatttaaacttttgttctatctctaacggttttcaagatgggtcctacggacccaagacccaattgacctatgatgctcatttacgaacttgacctcactttttacgtcctgagtacgctgtaaaaatttcagttcgatatcttttttcgtttttgagttatcgtgtccatagacggacggacggacaaccggaaatggattaattaggtgattctatgaacacctataccaaaatttttttcgtagcatcaatatttttaagcgttacaaacttgggcgaaacttaatatactatgtatatttcatatatgcatttTTCAATGGGTTTCCGTCTCattaatttatatcattaatGTATTCATGATAAGTAGGTATTGactcacaaataaataaataatttgtgaaaTCAATAAGTTATGTGATAAACATGTAATAAACTATAACTTATATGTAGTTTTGGAACTAGACGTCATTTTAGAAcggcttaaaatttaaaagacaatTACAAAGTCCATttcataatacatattttacgtATACTTAAATTATCATACCCGAGTATTTCTTTTTTAGGtggtgagaaaaaatttttatttcaagttataagataatcaaataaaatatgcaaaaacaaGGTGCTCGATGTGtgattacatattataaaacaaagtcgctttttctgtccctatgtccctatgtacgcttaaatctttgaaactacgcaacggattttgatgcgggttttttttaatagatagagtgattcaagaggaaggtttttatgtataatacatccatattatagtagagtaaggggttgaaataggggttgaaagggatatgcttcaaaaaataaaaaagttgtgcatcgattaagctcaaatattgacacgatatacaaccagcttcaaagatctattgtttttatctacttttaaccttcggagggtagaaagatgtagcgagaaagtgggaaggaattatcgaatatttacaaatatacctaagtggggtatcaaataaaagagcatgacgtgtacattacaaaactgttatccaacgaaaggaaatgtggagggaggggtgcaagtggggatgttgcccagcaaagcgggtagttcacagctagtttttattaaactgattgacattcataaattttaaatttggcgCTTTTATAATTGTCTAGGTCCCTCTAAAAGACATCTCCGGATCTGGAAATTTTCATATGAGAAAAATTTGCCCTTCATAACAGTCGTTCTAAAATGACGTTGAAATATTAGCGATGATACTCGGCCTATTATAGACATAATCAAATGTTTTTACCTTGATTTTGCAATTActaatacttaatttaaaagttatgtaGACAATTCTACATACAGGAtgattcaatcaattttattataacaaaattacattcatattcAAGAAATTTCGTATGGAAGGGGTCCATCACcttccataattttaatttgagaaaaatttacaatttaaaaattttccaaggaTTTCTGGGATAGATTATATAAaagggtatttaaacaattcactctcactaattatgttttttaaaaaaaaagtttttattttttttaaaccaaatatttttcaacaaaatttccagttatttaattcaatatggCCACTTTTATATTCACAATTATGTGGACCTTTTGGTGGTAGCTCAAAGTCTTAATATTACCTGTCAAAAGGCTTCTTTTCAAAAAgtggtattaaaaaatatttcttctgtATCCACTTTTAAATGGTTCTAAAAGTCTACGTGCCATTTTGTCCATTTTTGCCACATGCATATTTAAATACGTATGCATtgaaatttcactaaaaaattaaaagcgcAATAGATGGAAATATAGTAATGGACCTATTTcaatattaacaagtgaaaacaaacaattgactgagttaattgttgaaataccatgcatagtcagtgttgatttctttatcacattacacatacaaacatgcgacacatacataactgataatcaagtatagtacatatgtaaatgactttatagtgTTCTGccttaccgaccgacatttagtgtatagtttgtacacatattataaaatttccgcctaattggcgccctcacgggtaaacagtgatgtttatgaaaaaatgtttcaaacaaaagttgtttaatttttgataaggaacattttttacatttaaacttttgttctatctctaacggtttataagatgggtcctacggactatTAAATGCCTCTAACCTAATTTTCGCCTTAACgggcaaataaaataaagacgataaaaacaaatgattcaaacaaaaattgtgaattttttcaaaaagaacatttttcatatttaaacttttgttctatctctaacggtttgcaaaatgggtcctacgaactcgatctcagtttttacgtcctaatcatgttataaaaaattttagcttgatatctcttttcgttttttagctatcgtgttgacagacagacaatcggaaatgaactaaataggtaaatttatacaaaacacctataccaaaattttgtttgtagcatcgatatttttatgtgttacaaacttcggactaaacttagtataccattgatatatttcatatttcaaatacTCACCTGCCATCTATATCGTAGCATACAATTATGGAACAACATTGGGGAAAACTTCCTTTCACTTTTTCCTGCTTAAAACAATTTGGTTTCATTGGATATTTATCTAAATCCATGCACCTAAAAAAGTGAAATGGATCCATATAAGCTTTCCTAATAAGTACCCTACTTtcgaaattaaagtaaaaaataaaaacctacgATGTTGTCTGCGTTATGGCCATTGTCAACATTCGTCCTGGTGGAGATATTTGAACATTCACACATTTATATTTCTCACATTTTTCATCTGACGACCACGATTCGCCGATTTGATGATCTATACGATTTTCGTCCGTGCAAACTAAAGAAAGATGAAGTGTCTTTAATACTAGAGCTTCTTAATGGAGGTGTCACTTCATCGAATGTAAACAAAATGTAACTTCATTGAAAGGATTTAACTTCATCGAATGTAAacagatataaattaaaaattgaggaATTAGACCATTGATCACCAAAATTATGGAATTTAACACCGTTATATTTTAAGAAGCCTCAGCCATATTTCAACAAGCTATACAGAATGGATCATTTTATTCTCTTATAGCTAATAATtccttttgtagttaaccaatcaaaaaataacttaaataaatttgaagagtttgatggggggcatTAAGTATGTTCAGACAACAGggattgctttaatagccaatttagaacCTAAATGGTaggaaatagaaaaaaacttcaaattaaaaagttgatcctcataaacaaaactatcatttttccaaaattcgtGAGCTTTCGAAAGAAATTCgtcttaaaaatgtttcattattgcatttaatcgtaGGCCAAAATTTCAAGGCAATTAAATTGAGGACTTCTACATGTACGTTTGCCTGTGGTACGTGACTTTCAtttgaaattctagtttcaaggtcatttgaccttgatcttcaaaCAATCTATCTGAAGCTAGAACATGATATCTTTAACTttcttgtaaatataaattataaacaaaatttgatgcAAACAAACCTTTGGTGACAAGCGATGCCTCTTTTGTATCTTGTACGCCAGAGCCATTCTCTCCAAGTAAATCAGATACATCTGGCTTTTTGAAAACGGAATTGACTTGTTTGTTCTCGTTCTCAATTAGTAGCTCACCATTGTCAGTCTCATTATCGTCTCTATTTCGATGTCCATTATTATCGTTAGCTTCAAGTTTCCATGTACGATAAGGATCATATATTCGTTCACTCAATGATCTTTGGATCATAGTGACAAATATGAAATGgaaaatgataaactttaaaatacatttcataATTGTGAAAATCATCTTTTGTTCCTAGCTAGCAAACTGACTTACAGCTAACGTTGTCCTGAGTTTTTATCTcagtaattttacaataatgctcattgatgtttaaaataaacttagatAGCTCCAACTGCATTGGTCGAGGTAAACTTTAACtgcatatatcaaggtatattaagttttgtcccaagtttgtaacgcttttaaGTTTTGATGCGacgaacaaaatattggtataggtgttcacaaaatcacctaattggtccatttcTGGCTGTACGTCTGTCTGTGAACATGAtctctcaaaaacaaaaagatacatcaagatgaaatttttatagcacgCTTAGTACAAAAATGACGCCGTGAGAAAAAGTTCGtacatgagcaacataggctAATTGGGTAcgaggtccgtaggacccatcttgtatatcgttagagatagaaaaaaagttatccACGTATCGGAGCATTATAAGAAAACCTTtttcaattgtaataaattcctgttaaggatgtatgagcatgacaacaatgtttgatttaaaggctcaaaatttgtttgtaggtagtcttttactcaaagaatatgtggttaaaatttcagcttaggtaaccgtgcaaatttttaagaaaaaagtcattaaaaatcgatataaaatacattggctcttatggaggaatctcaaaaaacgacatattttggaagtttttgataattttcatttggaatgaatgaaaacaaattttaaaaaaactttttaatagaaagtaaacatattagcaatgaattagaaaagaaaaaaactaagtgtctccgtccatatatgGGATGTAAGAGCaaggtagattaagggttgaaattatttttatcttattttcaactttaatgatgaattttgttataacttcatgaatgtagacgaaaaataagaataaaatttttcgatatgtgtcttggttttcgaaatatcgaaagctaaataattaaacaaaattttcaattttcgatattttgaaaactaagccagatatcgtttaaaaaaaattttattcttacttttcgtcttatatcgtcaagtaataatataaatttatcatcaaaattgaaaatatctatttttaaatttgtgcccccactaccatgctcataggtccttaaaaaattaattatcaaataaaaaacataaactttccTTTCATTCACTGTCCAAACGTTTTGGTATGAAAATGTACtgcaaatatcaaaataattttaataattttagatattttggtttacttattttatattttaagttataaaacaTGTGCGTGCATTCACTTTGATATGTCGCTGGAAACTAAAATTCAACGTTAAAATGGCGGCCTATTTGTGTCTAGATGGGGTTGCATTTTGGCTTGTGATAGTTTTTAAGCATGACCACAATGTATCAAATGAATTAGTCGTTgagtacttaattttttttaagtcatatgACCCGGGCCACAATTGGTCACAATGGTAGTACCAATTTTCATAACATCTGGATTCTTATTTTTCTAGTAATTAGTaactatttcttttttatgGTAATAAAATCTAAAGTTTTAAAGCTCTCAGGATCTGCGAAATATGTCATACTTTTTGAACCATCCTTCTTTCCTAGATTTAGTGTTCAGATCTATGTTCATAGTACAATCTATgcgtattgtaaatatttatttcataatttaaagtttaattgaacttaattagtaatttaattataattatagtaatttaattacttttttaaata
This region includes:
- the LOC123296618 gene encoding uncharacterized protein LOC123296618, whose product is MKCILKFIIFHFIFVTMIQRSLSERIYDPYRTWKLEANDNNGHRNRDDNETDNGELLIENENKQVNSVFKKPDVSDLLGENGSGVQDTKEASLVTKVCTDENRIDHQIGESWSSDEKCEKYKCVNVQISPPGRMLTMAITQTTSCMDLDKYPMKPNCFKQEKVKGSFPQCCSIIVCYDIDGSEISMHTYLNMHVAKMDKMARRLLEPFKSGYRRNIF